The Sodalis praecaptivus genome includes a region encoding these proteins:
- a CDS encoding SDR family oxidoreductase, with product MDLELNNNGVVVTGGSKGIGLAVARRFLEEGARVAIVSRSEEHLRAARASLAQGEDRLMTLSADLRDAQQARGAVDRAAAWLGEIDVLVNSAGDAQRRAPEELDSDAWHAAMDAKYFTYIHAQDAVLARWRQRTPDSRGQRGAIINIVGTGGRVPNPSHAAGGAANAALLLSTLALAQHYARLGVRLNAINPGFTLTDRIHRSIEHEAKRLQLTPEQALAKMEAELPLGRFGEPEDIADAALFLASRRASYITGAVLSVDGGQKPIL from the coding sequence ATGGATCTTGAACTCAACAATAACGGGGTCGTTGTGACCGGCGGCAGTAAAGGCATTGGCCTCGCCGTCGCGCGGCGCTTTCTGGAGGAAGGGGCGCGCGTGGCAATCGTTTCCCGCAGCGAAGAACATCTGCGCGCGGCGCGGGCGAGCTTGGCGCAGGGTGAAGATCGGCTGATGACCCTGTCGGCCGACTTACGGGATGCGCAGCAGGCGCGTGGAGCGGTGGATCGTGCCGCGGCCTGGCTTGGTGAAATTGACGTGCTGGTCAACAGCGCGGGGGATGCGCAGCGGCGCGCGCCGGAAGAGCTTGACAGCGACGCCTGGCACGCCGCCATGGACGCCAAATACTTCACCTATATTCACGCCCAGGACGCGGTGCTTGCCCGCTGGCGACAGCGGACGCCGGACAGCCGCGGGCAGCGCGGAGCCATCATCAATATCGTCGGCACCGGCGGGCGGGTACCTAATCCCTCCCATGCGGCGGGCGGGGCTGCGAATGCCGCACTGTTACTCTCAACCTTAGCGCTGGCACAACATTATGCACGCTTGGGCGTACGGCTAAACGCCATCAATCCCGGGTTTACCCTCACGGATCGTATTCATCGCTCCATTGAGCATGAGGCCAAACGTTTGCAGCTTACCCCGGAGCAGGCGCTGGCGAAAATGGAAGCGGAGCTGCCGTTAGGACGTTTTGGCGAGCCTGAGGACATCGCCGACGCCGCGTTATTCCTCGCCAGTCGACGCGCCAGCTACATTACCGGCGCGGTGCTGAGCGTTGACGGCGGACAAAAGCCGATCCTTTAA
- a CDS encoding ABC transporter ATP-binding protein: MSLLEVRDLRIGFSGKTRVQGVSFQLEAHEKVALVGESGSGKSITAMSLLHLMPGAQVAGEARFAGENLLTLKPAQIRAISGRDIAMIFQEPMTALNPLKTVGEQIAESYRLHGGITGRDAWQRAVEGLRETGIAEPEQRAYAYPHQLSGGQRQRVMIAMALAGEPQLLLADEPTTALDVTLRQQILALLTQLQQRNGMAILLITHDLHLVRRFADRVLVMENGVLVEDAPTERLFRSPAHPYTRKLLSSQPTRRVEPVAASVNQAPPQLLAKGVRIRYPRINRGMAHWLRPGWHQAVNNATLELRKGQTVGIIGESGSGKTSLANAVLGLIGHQGTLLVDGVSWAQARQGGATTRKVQRRKIQAVFQDPYSSLSPRLTIEQIIGEGLQYHFPHLSAAERRGRILARLDEVSLHPAQFPGLLQRHPHEFSGGQRQRIAIARALIVEPDILVLDEPTSALDVTVQKQVVELLQQLQRDRGLSYLIITHDVAVVAAMAHHVLVMKAGDVVEEGEALRLLSAPRHPYTRTLVEAAQALPRLALPAA, translated from the coding sequence ATGAGTCTTTTAGAGGTCCGCGATTTGCGTATCGGTTTCTCAGGAAAAACGCGGGTGCAGGGCGTCTCATTCCAGCTTGAAGCCCATGAAAAAGTGGCGCTGGTGGGGGAGTCCGGCTCGGGGAAAAGCATTACGGCCATGAGCCTGCTGCATTTGATGCCGGGCGCGCAGGTTGCGGGGGAAGCCCGCTTTGCGGGAGAAAATCTATTGACGTTGAAACCGGCGCAGATCCGCGCCATCAGCGGCCGGGATATCGCCATGATTTTCCAAGAGCCGATGACGGCGCTCAATCCTTTGAAAACCGTCGGTGAACAGATTGCGGAAAGCTATCGTTTACACGGCGGCATCACCGGCCGGGACGCCTGGCAACGCGCCGTTGAGGGTTTGCGGGAAACCGGCATCGCCGAACCTGAGCAACGGGCCTACGCCTATCCGCATCAGCTCTCCGGCGGGCAGCGCCAGCGGGTCATGATAGCGATGGCGCTGGCCGGCGAACCCCAGCTGTTATTGGCGGACGAGCCCACCACCGCGCTGGACGTCACGCTACGCCAGCAGATCCTCGCGCTGTTGACCCAACTGCAACAGCGTAACGGTATGGCAATATTATTGATAACCCATGATTTGCATTTGGTCAGGCGGTTCGCCGATCGGGTGCTGGTAATGGAAAACGGCGTCTTGGTAGAAGATGCGCCAACGGAACGACTGTTTCGTTCACCCGCGCATCCTTACACCCGCAAGCTGCTGTCCAGCCAACCGACGCGTCGGGTTGAACCGGTTGCGGCGAGCGTAAACCAGGCCCCGCCCCAGCTGCTTGCCAAAGGGGTGCGGATACGCTATCCCCGCATTAACCGGGGAATGGCTCATTGGCTGCGTCCTGGATGGCATCAGGCGGTAAATAATGCCACGCTTGAGTTGAGAAAAGGTCAAACCGTCGGCATTATCGGCGAATCCGGTTCAGGTAAAACATCGCTGGCCAACGCCGTACTGGGTCTGATTGGCCATCAGGGAACGCTGCTGGTGGATGGGGTTTCATGGGCGCAGGCCCGGCAAGGTGGAGCGACGACCCGCAAGGTGCAACGCCGCAAAATCCAGGCGGTGTTTCAAGATCCTTACTCCTCGTTGTCGCCCCGCCTGACGATAGAGCAAATCATCGGCGAGGGGCTGCAATATCATTTTCCCCATCTTTCCGCGGCTGAACGGCGAGGACGCATTTTGGCGCGGCTGGACGAGGTCAGCCTACACCCCGCGCAGTTTCCCGGGTTGTTACAACGTCACCCACACGAATTTTCCGGCGGCCAGCGGCAGCGTATCGCGATCGCCCGGGCGCTTATCGTCGAGCCGGATATTCTGGTGCTGGACGAGCCCACCAGCGCGCTGGACGTCACCGTGCAAAAACAGGTGGTGGAATTGTTACAGCAACTCCAGCGTGACCGCGGTCTGAGTTATTTGATTATCACGCACGATGTGGCGGTGGTAGCCGCTATGGCGCACCATGTGTTGGTGATGAAGGCAGGCGATGTAGTGGAAGAGGGCGAGGCTTTGCGCTTATTGTCCGCACCCCGCCACCCCTACACCCGGACGCTGGTCGAAGCCGCGCAGGCATTGCCGCGCCTGGCCCTGCCCGCTGCGTAA
- a CDS encoding mandelate racemase/muconate lactonizing enzyme family protein, giving the protein MTVEATHLPPPQRGIIRQVEIWPLRIPLRGALQIAVGEKRPSLDVVIVRLVTEEGVYGLGETQAWRRQGSSETLVGLIDAMQTLLIPQMIGQSVFDLAAIAARFDEVLYGRLAAKAALLDALYDAQGHLLGVPVWQLLGGRARESIETGAVLTLRAQLEDTLDEALAFYQQGYRHFSIKAGLDIRRDIKAVSALRHALGDEARLLVDANAALAFDDARRLLHGIAPFAVDAAEQPLALHDRHGLAALAATSPVALILDESITTQADLLQWIPERAAHALHTKTAKNGGIWHSRPLWQLAHAAGWQVRAGNHPATSLATLAVAHLATAWPHTLIPSPFSQSVTHDLVADVVTEPVRVDNARLRLGTAPGWGVELDMAQIARWQRR; this is encoded by the coding sequence ATGACGGTTGAAGCTACACACCTGCCGCCGCCGCAGAGGGGGATCATTCGTCAGGTGGAAATTTGGCCGCTGCGCATTCCGTTACGCGGGGCGTTGCAAATTGCCGTGGGCGAGAAGCGGCCATCCCTTGATGTGGTTATCGTACGGCTTGTCACCGAGGAGGGCGTCTACGGGTTAGGTGAGACGCAGGCCTGGCGGCGGCAGGGAAGCAGTGAAACCCTGGTCGGCCTGATTGACGCCATGCAAACGTTGCTGATACCGCAAATGATCGGCCAGTCGGTCTTCGACCTGGCGGCGATAGCCGCTCGGTTTGATGAGGTACTGTATGGAAGGCTGGCGGCCAAAGCGGCGTTGCTGGATGCGCTTTACGATGCCCAGGGGCACCTGCTGGGGGTGCCGGTGTGGCAGTTGCTCGGCGGACGGGCGCGCGAGTCCATAGAAACCGGCGCGGTTCTGACGCTAAGAGCCCAGCTTGAAGACACGCTCGACGAAGCGTTGGCCTTTTATCAGCAGGGCTATCGGCACTTCAGCATCAAGGCGGGCCTGGATATTCGCCGCGATATAAAGGCGGTTTCAGCTCTGCGCCATGCATTGGGGGATGAGGCGCGCCTGCTGGTGGATGCCAACGCGGCACTGGCATTTGACGACGCGCGCCGCCTGTTGCACGGCATTGCACCTTTCGCAGTAGACGCCGCGGAGCAGCCGCTTGCCCTCCACGATCGACACGGGTTAGCGGCGCTGGCGGCAACAAGTCCCGTTGCGCTAATCCTCGATGAGAGCATAACGACCCAGGCCGATCTGTTGCAGTGGATCCCCGAGCGGGCCGCGCATGCGTTACATACCAAAACGGCAAAGAATGGCGGCATCTGGCATAGCCGGCCGTTGTGGCAGCTCGCCCACGCGGCGGGTTGGCAGGTGAGAGCGGGCAATCATCCCGCGACCTCGCTGGCGACGTTGGCGGTCGCGCACCTTGCGACGGCCTGGCCGCATACGCTGATACCGTCGCCGTTTAGCCAAAGCGTCACTCACGATCTGGTCGCCGATGTGGTGACCGAGCCGGTGCGGGTGGACAACGCCAGGCTGAGGCTCGGTACGGCGCCGGGCTGGGGCGTTGAGCTGGATATGGCGCAAATCGCCCGTTGGCAGCGTCGCTGA